One genomic segment of Cellulophaga sp. HaHaR_3_176 includes these proteins:
- a CDS encoding alpha/beta hydrolase produces the protein MKVYGISGLGADKRVFDSLTLDFDFIPIDWITPNKNEPIECYSKRLSKIIDTKNEFCLIGVSFGGLIATEISKILNPKVTILISSAHTKNELRPIFIGFGKTKLIKLMPTFLFDPPRIIAKYLFGAKNNKLLNDILDDTDLSFAKWAVYELTNWKNITQLKNILKINGTNDKLIPPRGNTKMEVINNGGHFMIVDKADEVSEIINTEIKTHYNNGNRCTTP, from the coding sequence ATGAAAGTATACGGAATAAGCGGACTTGGTGCTGACAAAAGGGTTTTTGATTCTCTGACACTAGACTTTGACTTTATTCCTATTGATTGGATTACACCAAACAAAAATGAACCTATAGAGTGTTATTCAAAAAGACTAAGTAAAATAATTGATACGAAAAATGAGTTTTGCTTAATTGGAGTGAGTTTTGGAGGATTAATTGCAACTGAAATAAGCAAAATACTTAATCCTAAAGTAACTATTCTAATTTCTTCAGCACATACCAAAAATGAATTAAGACCAATTTTTATAGGGTTTGGTAAAACCAAATTAATAAAATTAATGCCTACTTTTTTATTTGACCCTCCTCGAATAATTGCAAAGTATTTATTCGGAGCAAAAAACAACAAATTACTAAATGATATTTTAGACGATACTGATTTGAGTTTTGCTAAATGGGCAGTATATGAATTAACAAACTGGAAAAATATAACTCAATTAAAAAATATTTTAAAAATAAATGGTACAAACGATAAATTAATACCGCCAAGAGGAAATACTAAAATGGAGGTAATAAATAACGGAGGACATTTTATGATTGTTGACAAGGCTGATGAAGTAAGTGAAATAATAAATACTGAAATAAAAACGCACTACAACAATGGTAACCGTTGCACAACTCCATAA
- a CDS encoding ABC transporter permease, which translates to MNLEFFIAKRLSIGKAYKNSVSAPIIKIAIAAITISIVMMLIAIATGVGLKVKIREKVAAFNGHIQISNYDNNSSEVSVSPVALEQDFYPEFKGIEGISHVQAVASKGGIVRADDTVEGIIAKGVGKDYNWNVFKEYLVEGKLPDFSGERIDDVMISRLLANKLKLKIGDSFSAVFLRENDPSKIPNQLKSKIVGIYDSGFEEFDATYVFVDIRHIQRMNRWEDNQIGNFEIFLNDFDQIEEKTNEIYGHTLSTLDTKNIKNKYGHIFQWIDLFDFNIAIIIGIMIIVGGINMITALLVLILERTPMIGVLKALGSNNWSVRKIFLYNAAYLIGIGLLLGNAIGLGLIWIQNTYRIFKFPNPKEYYIEYIPVHIDVFTVVLLNIGVMVLCLLMLLIPSYIITRITPVKAIKFD; encoded by the coding sequence TTGAATTTAGAATTTTTTATAGCAAAACGCCTTTCTATAGGGAAAGCGTATAAAAATAGTGTATCAGCACCAATTATAAAAATAGCAATTGCAGCGATTACAATTAGTATTGTAATGATGCTTATCGCTATTGCTACAGGTGTTGGTTTAAAGGTTAAAATTAGAGAAAAAGTAGCAGCTTTTAACGGTCATATTCAAATTAGTAATTATGATAATAACAGTTCTGAAGTATCGGTAAGCCCAGTAGCATTAGAACAAGATTTTTATCCGGAGTTTAAAGGTATAGAGGGTATAAGCCATGTGCAGGCCGTAGCGAGTAAAGGTGGTATAGTACGTGCCGATGATACCGTTGAAGGTATAATTGCAAAAGGAGTAGGTAAAGATTATAATTGGAATGTTTTTAAAGAATATTTAGTAGAAGGCAAGCTGCCAGATTTTTCAGGTGAGCGTATTGATGATGTGATGATATCGCGTTTATTAGCTAATAAATTAAAATTAAAAATAGGCGACTCCTTTAGTGCAGTGTTTTTAAGAGAGAATGATCCATCAAAAATACCAAACCAATTAAAGTCTAAAATAGTTGGTATTTATGATAGTGGTTTTGAAGAGTTTGATGCTACGTATGTTTTTGTAGATATTAGACATATTCAGCGTATGAATAGGTGGGAGGATAACCAAATCGGAAATTTTGAAATTTTTTTAAATGATTTTGATCAGATAGAAGAAAAAACAAATGAAATTTACGGACACACACTTTCTACATTAGATACAAAAAACATTAAAAATAAATATGGTCATATTTTTCAGTGGATAGACCTTTTCGATTTTAATATTGCTATTATAATTGGTATAATGATTATTGTTGGCGGTATTAATATGATTACTGCTTTGTTGGTTTTAATACTAGAAAGAACACCAATGATAGGAGTTTTAAAAGCACTAGGCTCTAATAATTGGAGTGTGCGTAAAATATTTTTATACAATGCAGCTTATTTAATTGGTATTGGTTTGCTGTTGGGTAATGCTATTGGTCTTGGTTTAATATGGATACAGAATACATATCGCATCTTCAAATTCCCGAATCCGAAAGAATATTATATAGAGTATATTCCGGTACATATTGATGTTTTTACGGTGGTATTATTAAATATAGGCGTTATGGTACTTTGCTTATTAATGCTTTTAATACCATCTTATATTATTACAAGAATAACACCAGTAAAGGCAATTAAATTTGATTAA
- a CDS encoding leucine-rich repeat domain-containing protein produces MKLISRILFIILPLSICAQSSLVQSIEEGLENPENVKEIYLSGNQVKSYDGLEKLYLLEKLTIVDANINSIPSQIFKLKELKEIRISHSNIKILPKSLESLTKLKKLSITYSKLEKIDCNLSKIKLTEIDLIENNLKKIELSNFISSETISLDLSSNPIEDINHQNPETSNLRIISLRKIGIKQFPSFVTFYKSLESLDLSGNTFNTIPQTIGNLTSLHFLGLNRCELISLPDRIGNLDKLTWLAVNQNNLTELPNSICNLKKLQYLMASRNNLENIPKCINKITNLTKLVLDNNSISSIPKSLVILEKLSQLELTNNKVKRIPNKLFSSLSLSSIQLKNNLIRKLSRNVFKADKLRVLNLSKNKIKKGNKKKILELSKNQNRLTIHI; encoded by the coding sequence ATGAAATTGATATCTAGAATTTTATTTATAATCCTTCCTCTATCTATCTGTGCACAAAGCAGTTTAGTTCAAAGCATTGAAGAAGGTCTTGAAAACCCTGAAAACGTAAAAGAAATTTACCTTTCAGGAAACCAGGTGAAATCATATGACGGACTTGAAAAGCTTTATTTACTTGAAAAACTAACAATTGTAGATGCGAATATTAATTCTATTCCATCCCAAATATTTAAACTAAAAGAACTTAAGGAAATAAGAATTTCTCATTCGAATATAAAAATTCTACCAAAGAGTCTAGAAAGCTTAACCAAATTAAAGAAACTATCAATTACTTATTCCAAATTAGAGAAAATTGACTGCAATCTGAGTAAAATTAAATTAACTGAAATTGACTTAATTGAGAATAACCTTAAAAAAATTGAGCTATCAAATTTTATTTCTAGCGAAACAATTAGTTTGGATTTATCTAGTAACCCAATTGAAGATATAAATCATCAGAACCCAGAAACAAGTAATTTGCGAATAATTTCTCTTAGAAAAATAGGAATAAAGCAGTTTCCCAGTTTTGTAACTTTCTATAAATCTTTAGAAAGCTTGGACTTAAGTGGTAACACATTTAATACTATTCCACAAACTATAGGTAATCTAACAAGTCTCCATTTCCTTGGATTAAATAGATGTGAATTAATTTCTTTACCGGACAGGATAGGCAATTTAGATAAATTGACTTGGCTGGCAGTAAACCAAAACAATTTAACTGAATTGCCTAATTCAATTTGTAATTTAAAAAAATTGCAATACTTAATGGCAAGTCGAAATAATTTAGAAAATATACCAAAATGCATAAATAAAATCACCAATCTAACAAAACTAGTACTAGATAACAATTCAATTTCTTCAATTCCAAAGAGTCTAGTTATATTAGAAAAATTGTCGCAATTAGAATTAACTAACAATAAGGTAAAAAGAATTCCGAACAAGTTATTTAGTTCCTTATCATTAAGCAGCATTCAATTAAAAAATAATTTAATCAGAAAATTATCGCGAAATGTATTTAAAGCGGATAAACTACGAGTTTTGAATCTCTCAAAGAATAAAATTAAAAAAGGTAACAAGAAAAAAATACTAGAATTATCGAAAAACCAAAACCGACTAACTATCCATATTTAA
- a CDS encoding exo-beta-N-acetylmuramidase NamZ domain-containing protein: MMLLPCFKNTFLLLVLILSACGKTKKTVSETKNVAVYETKKSIDSSLIIAANKTKDYLPILKDKKIAVVANQTSVVFKADGNTHLIDSLMTLGVNITQVFAPEHGFRGKVDAGEHFKDGIDTKTGLPLISLYGKNRKPSKEQLKNIDLVLFDIQDVGVRFYTYIATLQLVMEACAENNIPVLVLDRPNPNAHYVDGPTMETEHTSFLGMTEIPLVYGMTIGEYATMINQEGWLENGIKANLTVVPMDNYTHETFYSLPIRPSPNLPNDLSIKLYPSLGLFEGSNINAGRGTEFQFQRYGASFLDAKKYTFTYTPDANFGSKYPKEKGKLCYGVDLTTIDTSTLNSVNLQWIINAYTHTTDKSKFFLTSGFTKHAGTTKLQKQIEAGMSAKEIHATWQSAITNFKIIRSNYLLYK, from the coding sequence ATGATGCTTTTACCTTGTTTCAAAAATACATTTTTATTATTGGTTTTGATACTTTCTGCCTGCGGAAAGACAAAGAAAACAGTATCAGAAACAAAAAATGTAGCGGTATATGAAACAAAAAAAAGCATCGATTCTAGTTTGATAATCGCGGCTAATAAAACAAAAGATTACTTACCGATTTTAAAAGATAAAAAAATAGCCGTGGTAGCAAACCAAACAAGTGTTGTATTTAAAGCGGATGGCAACACGCATTTAATAGATTCTTTAATGACTTTGGGTGTAAATATTACACAGGTTTTTGCCCCAGAACATGGCTTTAGAGGCAAGGTAGATGCTGGTGAGCATTTTAAAGACGGTATAGATACAAAAACAGGGCTGCCACTCATATCACTTTACGGAAAAAATAGAAAACCTTCTAAAGAGCAGCTTAAAAACATTGATCTTGTTTTGTTTGATATACAAGATGTAGGCGTACGTTTTTACACCTACATTGCCACATTACAATTGGTAATGGAGGCTTGTGCTGAAAATAATATACCAGTACTTGTTTTAGACAGGCCCAACCCGAATGCACATTATGTAGATGGCCCTACTATGGAAACTGAACATACTAGCTTTTTAGGAATGACTGAAATACCTTTGGTATATGGCATGACAATTGGCGAATATGCAACTATGATAAACCAAGAAGGTTGGTTAGAAAATGGTATAAAAGCAAACTTAACAGTTGTACCGATGGATAACTACACACATGAAACTTTTTACAGCTTACCTATACGCCCTTCGCCTAACTTACCTAATGATTTATCAATAAAACTATACCCTAGCTTAGGACTTTTTGAAGGCTCTAACATAAATGCTGGCAGAGGTACCGAATTTCAATTTCAGCGTTATGGAGCTTCTTTTTTAGATGCTAAAAAATATACATTTACCTATACACCAGATGCTAATTTTGGCTCTAAATACCCTAAAGAAAAAGGGAAACTTTGCTACGGAGTAGATTTAACAACGATTGATACAAGCACATTAAACAGTGTAAACTTACAGTGGATTATTAATGCCTACACACATACTACAGATAAGAGTAAATTTTTTTTAACTAGCGGATTTACCAAACATGCAGGTACTACTAAATTGCAAAAACAAATTGAAGCGGGTATGAGTGCAAAAGAGATTCATGCTACTTGGCAAAGTGCTATTACTAATTTTAAAATTATTAGAAGCAACTATTTATTATACAAATAG
- a CDS encoding IS3 family transposase: MKVAPINRNERLYSICTICNAFDLKRDAYYKFQKRFVIKKQIEQDVIQLVRESRRTLPREGTRKLMRSLKNEFQKYDLKVGRDQLFRILRENRLLVRRKKYSSRTTNSYHRFYKYGNIIKDLKINRPNQVWASDITYIRTIKGFCYLALITDMYSRKIVGYDLSDSLELKGCVRALNKAIYNAKNIDQLIHHSDRGIQYCSNVYTQILKRKKIKISMTEENHCYENALAERVNGILKDEFYLDQTFTSVIHAKKAAKNAIKLYNSKRLHLSLDYKTPNYVHQYAA, translated from the coding sequence ATGAAAGTAGCACCGATAAACCGTAATGAAAGGCTCTATTCAATTTGTACTATCTGTAATGCCTTTGATCTGAAAAGAGATGCCTATTACAAATTCCAAAAACGTTTTGTTATCAAAAAACAGATAGAACAAGATGTAATCCAACTTGTTCGGGAAAGTAGAAGAACACTACCTCGAGAAGGTACCAGAAAACTCATGAGATCATTAAAAAATGAGTTTCAAAAGTACGACCTTAAAGTCGGTAGAGACCAGCTGTTCCGTATCCTAAGAGAAAATCGATTACTCGTTAGAAGAAAAAAATATTCTTCTAGAACCACAAATTCATATCATAGGTTTTATAAGTATGGTAATATTATAAAAGACTTGAAAATCAATAGACCTAATCAAGTCTGGGCTTCCGATATAACCTACATCAGAACCATTAAAGGATTCTGTTACCTAGCATTGATTACAGATATGTACTCACGTAAAATCGTTGGATATGACCTAAGTGATAGCCTAGAACTAAAAGGGTGTGTCAGAGCTTTAAATAAGGCTATTTACAATGCCAAGAATATTGACCAACTTATTCATCACTCGGACAGAGGTATTCAATATTGCAGTAATGTCTATACTCAAATATTGAAAAGAAAGAAAATTAAAATCAGTATGACTGAAGAAAACCATTGCTATGAAAATGCCCTAGCAGAAAGGGTAAACGGTATTCTAAAAGATGAATTCTATCTTGACCAAACCTTTACCAGCGTGATACATGCGAAAAAAGCAGCCAAAAATGCAATCAAATTATACAACTCTAAAAGATTGCATTTATCTTTAGATTATAAAACACCTAATTACGTGCATCAATATGCCGCTTAA
- a CDS encoding DUF6090 family protein — protein sequence MKKYIKAFFKEIVPIIIGILIALYINNWNENKKDEKYINQILSSMDKELKESNDDIKKKMPQQQTLIDTLGFYKKNDTISLFDVMMKVNGIQIPKIRISSWKAISSSKIELLEYDRVSALANIEEQKEVLLSKTQYLMNFLYPNIKDTSIDKKELIMLMMQDIIVSERDLQKEIEGIIKD from the coding sequence ATGAAAAAGTATATTAAGGCATTCTTCAAAGAAATAGTTCCAATAATTATTGGTATTCTAATAGCTTTGTACATTAACAATTGGAATGAAAATAAAAAAGATGAAAAGTATATAAATCAAATACTTTCGTCAATGGATAAGGAATTGAAAGAAAGCAATGACGATATCAAGAAAAAAATGCCTCAACAGCAAACACTTATCGACACCTTAGGTTTTTACAAAAAGAATGATACAATTTCTCTTTTCGACGTAATGATGAAAGTCAATGGAATTCAAATACCTAAAATTAGAATTAGTTCTTGGAAAGCTATTTCTAGTTCAAAAATTGAATTGCTGGAATACGATAGAGTTTCCGCTTTGGCAAATATTGAAGAGCAAAAAGAGGTATTGTTATCAAAGACTCAATATTTAATGAATTTCCTTTATCCAAATATAAAAGATACGAGCATTGACAAAAAAGAACTTATTATGTTAATGATGCAGGATATTATAGTTTCGGAAAGAGATTTACAAAAGGAAATTGAGGGAATCATTAAAGATTAA
- a CDS encoding aldose 1-epimerase: MVNLSLENKTVKIDKGELVGYTVAGHQYIHQKGSPGWRSADTEMFPIIGPTADAGFKVQTIKGAAIQDQHGLLREMEYKLTESNTTKAVFVKKYTANTEIKNSKYPAKSTAEILAWPYSFEFVKTFQLSKEGITVSFSISGEKGMPFMLGYHPAFNLVTETPVVVANDKEISLKEVLAVGSRALHVKNCNKIVLKDKNELQITTEGFGDFMLWTEVNTMICIEPITFYPYAVAQENLHNGFTILGTTPEVFKVHISVL, from the coding sequence ATGGTTAATTTATCTTTAGAGAATAAGACAGTAAAAATAGATAAAGGAGAGCTTGTTGGTTATACTGTTGCAGGCCACCAATACATTCACCAAAAAGGTAGCCCAGGTTGGCGTAGTGCAGATACCGAAATGTTTCCGATTATTGGCCCAACGGCAGATGCAGGTTTTAAAGTGCAAACAATTAAAGGCGCAGCAATACAAGATCAACATGGTTTGCTTCGTGAAATGGAATATAAGCTGACGGAAAGCAACACGACAAAAGCAGTTTTTGTAAAAAAGTATACTGCCAATACTGAAATTAAAAATTCTAAATATCCAGCAAAGTCTACTGCAGAAATATTAGCTTGGCCTTACAGTTTTGAGTTTGTAAAAACGTTTCAATTATCAAAAGAAGGTATTACAGTTAGTTTTTCTATATCAGGCGAAAAAGGAATGCCATTTATGCTAGGGTATCACCCCGCTTTTAATTTGGTAACTGAAACACCTGTTGTGGTTGCAAATGATAAAGAAATTTCACTAAAAGAAGTTTTAGCAGTTGGTAGCAGAGCATTACACGTTAAAAATTGCAATAAAATTGTTTTAAAAGATAAAAACGAACTTCAAATAACAACCGAAGGTTTTGGCGATTTTATGCTTTGGACAGAAGTGAATACTATGATTTGTATTGAGCCAATAACATTTTATCCATATGCTGTTGCACAAGAAAATTTACATAACGGCTTTACAATTTTAGGAACAACACCAGAAGTTTTTAAAGTACACATTTCGGTATTATAA
- a CDS encoding transposase, producing the protein MYTKHFKYMYKNDGYVKRYSESFKLKVLAELTKGNHSKRQIALTYGIQSSTINVWIKKYDRKDLMNTRVTVQTDDELSRIKALQKELNQLKDLLIKKDLDKLVTDSYLEVAAENLGYRDVEELKKNLNIKP; encoded by the coding sequence ATGTATACAAAACACTTCAAGTATATGTATAAAAATGATGGATATGTAAAACGCTATAGTGAGAGCTTTAAGCTCAAAGTCTTGGCAGAACTTACCAAAGGAAACCATTCCAAAAGACAAATTGCATTAACTTACGGTATTCAATCCAGTACTATAAACGTATGGATCAAAAAGTATGATCGTAAAGATTTAATGAATACCCGTGTAACCGTGCAAACAGACGATGAACTTTCCCGTATCAAAGCCCTTCAAAAAGAGCTCAATCAACTTAAGGACCTTCTCATTAAAAAGGACCTGGACAAACTGGTGACCGATAGCTATCTCGAGGTAGCGGCCGAGAACCTAGGCTATAGAGATGTTGAAGAATTAAAAAAAAACTTAAACATAAAGCCCTAA